A window of Panicum virgatum strain AP13 chromosome 8K, P.virgatum_v5, whole genome shotgun sequence contains these coding sequences:
- the LOC120644660 gene encoding 50S ribosomal protein 6, chloroplastic-like, giving the protein MSPVTALLAGTAAPPAPAPARHARPRVGFPTLPGGGRAALAVECSSRPQKKATKHHMKTRPKKTQPWDIKRRPAQYPPLPPLPPDWTLVAASATVDAEEAPAPAPALELAAAAAPAAAD; this is encoded by the coding sequence ATGTCGCCGGTCACCGCGCTCCTGGCGggcacggccgcgccgccggccccggcgccggcgcggcacgCCCGGCCGCGCGTAGGCTTCCCCACgctccccggcggcgggcgcgcggcgctGGCGGTGGAGTGCTCGTCGCGGCCGCAGAAGAAGGCGACCAAGCACCACATGAAGACGCGGCCCAAGAAGACGCAGCCGTGGGACATCAAGCGCCGCCCCGCGCAgtacccgccgctgccgccgctcccaCCGGACTGGACGCTCGTCGCCGCCAGCGCCACGGTTGAcgcggaggaggcgccggcgccggcccccgCCCTCGagctggccgcggccgccgcaccCGCCGCGGCGGACTGA
- the LOC120644661 gene encoding uncharacterized protein LOC120644661 isoform X1, with amino-acid sequence MLGFSTGQLLVILGACSVMMKPSDMVKIARTAGRMTGRAVGRLIVARRQLDEILGQSAATQVHKELKDAMTQLDSIRYEVQNLSRLTPGHFNTRQQNTGMAEAGKSVASDVSVAKPEEFRHEIRSIIREEIESFCRTRPDSTQNFASTTDVRKVDVADDHMSLKSKDMKIAGTGLTNLHSQAMTYARLSEAPGLTADSSLSGNYQEQLQENNGLLNVLPISAESAGLLPNRSGGPTSSDLVLEAVLEAEVAENAKFFVSHPHDQLPKE; translated from the exons ATGCTGGGGTTCTCGACCGGCCAGCTGCTGGTCATCCTCGGGGCCTGCTCCGTCATGATGA AGCCCAGCGACATGGTGAAGATTGCTAGGACGGCCGGGAGGATGACCGGGAGGGCGGTCGGGCGGCTCATCGTGGCGCGCCGGCAGCTGGACGAGATCCTGGGGCAGTCTGCAGCCACCCAG GTTCATAAGGAGCTTAAAGATGCGATGACCCAGCTGGACTCAATTCGTTATGAAGTTCAGAACCTGTCTAGATTAACTCCTGGTCACTTCAACACGAGACAGCAGAACACTG GCATGGCTGAAGCAGGGAAATCTGTTGCCTCTGATGTTTCTGTAGCTAAG CCAGAAGAATTTCGTCATGAAATTCGAAGTATAATTCGTGAAGAAATTGAAAGCTTCTGTAGAACACGACCTGATTCCACTCAAAACTTCG CAAGCACAACTGATGTTAGAAAAGTTGATGTGGCTGATGACCATATGTCACTTAAATCCAAG GACATGAAAATTGCTGGTACAGGATTGACAAATCTACACAGCCAAGCAATGACGTATGCAAGGCTATCAGAGGCCCCAGGACTTACGGCGGACTCTTCCTTGAGTGGAAACTATCAAGAACAACTCCAGGAAAACAATGGATTGCTGAATGTACTGCCAATATCTGCTGAAAGTGCTGGATTACTTCCAAACCGCTCAG GTGGACCAACAAGCTCAGACCTAGTCCTTGAAGCTGTGCTTGAAGCAGAGGTCGCTGAGAATGCCAAATTTTTCGTCTCGCACCCACATGATCAGTTGCCTAAGGAGTGA
- the LOC120644661 gene encoding uncharacterized protein LOC120644661 isoform X2 gives MLGFSTGQLLVILGACSVMMKPSDMVKIARTAGRMTGRAVGRLIVARRQLDEILGQSAATQVHKELKDAMTQLDSIRYEVQNLSRLTPGHFNTRQQNTGMAEAGKSVASDVSVAKPEEFRHEIRSIIREEIESFCRTRPDSTQNFGLTNLHSQAMTYARLSEAPGLTADSSLSGNYQEQLQENNGLLNVLPISAESAGLLPNRSGGPTSSDLVLEAVLEAEVAENAKFFVSHPHDQLPKE, from the exons ATGCTGGGGTTCTCGACCGGCCAGCTGCTGGTCATCCTCGGGGCCTGCTCCGTCATGATGA AGCCCAGCGACATGGTGAAGATTGCTAGGACGGCCGGGAGGATGACCGGGAGGGCGGTCGGGCGGCTCATCGTGGCGCGCCGGCAGCTGGACGAGATCCTGGGGCAGTCTGCAGCCACCCAG GTTCATAAGGAGCTTAAAGATGCGATGACCCAGCTGGACTCAATTCGTTATGAAGTTCAGAACCTGTCTAGATTAACTCCTGGTCACTTCAACACGAGACAGCAGAACACTG GCATGGCTGAAGCAGGGAAATCTGTTGCCTCTGATGTTTCTGTAGCTAAG CCAGAAGAATTTCGTCATGAAATTCGAAGTATAATTCGTGAAGAAATTGAAAGCTTCTGTAGAACACGACCTGATTCCACTCAAAACTTCG GATTGACAAATCTACACAGCCAAGCAATGACGTATGCAAGGCTATCAGAGGCCCCAGGACTTACGGCGGACTCTTCCTTGAGTGGAAACTATCAAGAACAACTCCAGGAAAACAATGGATTGCTGAATGTACTGCCAATATCTGCTGAAAGTGCTGGATTACTTCCAAACCGCTCAG GTGGACCAACAAGCTCAGACCTAGTCCTTGAAGCTGTGCTTGAAGCAGAGGTCGCTGAGAATGCCAAATTTTTCGTCTCGCACCCACATGATCAGTTGCCTAAGGAGTGA